In Drosophila simulans strain w501 chromosome X, Prin_Dsim_3.1, whole genome shotgun sequence, one DNA window encodes the following:
- the LOC27206588 gene encoding la-related protein 7, translated as MAAKSTEKEKGEGLEPATSAEKPDPAAPTEPAEENSKELAPEDTTPDKKDGGRKRKRHLFNSIRGQMEFYFGDANLSKDRFLRRYVEQDPYVPLEIFLTFNKIKTLTQDVQQIAKALSNSQLLELDETKLKVKRRTKLPDQRDVNDKTLYVEALPANATHDWLKEVFSRYGAVAYVSLPHYPGTKKIKEFAFIEFEKSGSLEKAVKAFAQIQGVLSVETDPSDLASVRSFQQQQQSQQKAEQTQSEAEQVELPKRNLKREATDKDREEVHEVKRVKLEEGQPSETSTAGETASETDAEATAEGSDEEGKTEATDGDEAAKKRRRKRKKKAIVDKPNIEPSALELKVLPKTSWSSMRNKYLNLQRRLVSEAKSKLWRENHPQNQQHPHHQQHSHPNHPKPSQLPEAAKEEETGGEVLSDGGEGAVEAAPVPAKRRKAVHKMNMNFYGAGGVESTKSEEPSQERTPLFKYEPGLIVECSLLEPCTNIKEFKADMRQYPDIKYVDIKEGEQVALLRLGTPAAAEELVRQGNCPERQLKVLSGQQETLYWRKIEQDREAKLSKKVRVQQKRGREKVGKMLGKHIKFEDGDDEVQGAVMD; from the exons ATGGCTGCCAAGAGCacggagaaggagaagggcGAGGGTCTGGAGCCCGCGACGTCAGCGGAGAAACCCGATCCAGCCGCACCCACTGAACCAGCTGAGGAAAATTCCAAGGAACTGGCGCCGGAAGACACAACGCCGGATAAAAAGGATGGTGGACGTAAAAGGAAAAGGCATTTGTTCAATTCGATTCGCGGCCAAATGGAATTCTACTTCGGTGACGCCAACTTGAGCAAGGATCGCTTCCTTAGGCGCTACGTAGAGCAGGATCCAT ATGTGCCTTTGGAAATCTTTCTCACTTTTAATAAGATAAAGACGCTCACACAGGATGTGCAGCAGATAGCCAAGGCACTAAGCAACTCCCAGCTCCTGGAGCTGGATGAGACCAAGCTAAAGGTCAAGCGACGTACTAAGCTGCCAGATCAACGCGATGTCAACGACAAAACCTTGTATGTAGAGGCCCTTCCTGCAAATGCCACTCACGATTGGCTGAAGGAGGTATTCAGTCGCTATGGAGCGGTGGCCTACGTGTCCCTGCCCCACTATCCGGGCACAAAAAAGATTAAGGAATTTGCCTTTATCGAGTTTGAAAAGAGCGGGTCCTTGGAGAAGGCTGTGAAGGCTTTTGCCCAGATACAGGGCGTTTTGTCCGTAGAAACCGATCCCAGCGATTTGGCCAGTGTGCGCTCCtttcagcaacagcagcagtcgcaacAGAAAGCGGAGCAGACGCAGTCAGAGGCTGAACAGGTTGAGTTGCCAAAGAGAAATCTAAAAAGGGAGGCCACCGACAAGGATCGCGAGGAGGTACACGAAGTGAAACGGGTCAAGTTGGAGGAGGGTCAGCCCAGCGAGACCTCTACAGCTGGGGAAACAGCGAGTGAAACGGATGCGGAAGCTACAGCCGAAGGCTCCGATGAGGAGGGCAAAACAGAGGCAACCGATGGCGATGAGGCTGCCAAAAAGCGCCGTCGCAAGCGCAAGAAGAAGGCGATTGTGGACAAGCCAAACATTGAGCCCAGTGCCCTGGAGCTTAAGGTGCTACCCAAGACCAGTTGGAGCAGTATGCGCAATAAGTACTTGAATCTACAGCGTCGCCTCGTCAGTGAGGCAAAGAGCAAGCTGTGGCGTGAAAATCACCCACAAAATCAGCAGCACCCtcatcaccagcagcacaGCCACCCAAACCATCCAAAACCTTCGCAACTGCCCGAGGCAGCCAAAGAGGAGGAAACCGGAGGCGAGGTCCTTAGCGATGGCGGTGAAGGTGCCGTAGAAGCAGCGCCTGTGCCAGCCAAGCGTCGCAAGGCGGTGCACAAGATGAACATGAATTTCTACGGCGCCGGCGGCGTGGAATCAACCAAATCCGAAGAACCTTCGCAGGAACGCACGCCGCTCTTCAAATACGAACCCGGTCTGATTGTGGAGTGCTCTCTGCTAGAACCGTGCACCAATATTAAAGAGTTTAAGGCTGACATGCGCCAATATCCGGATATTAAATATGTGGATATTAAGGAGGGCGAACAAGTGGCCCTACTACGTTTGGGCACGCCTGCCGCAGCCGAGGAACTGGTACGCCAGGGCAACTGCCCTGAGAGGCAGCTGAAAGTGCTCTCTGGGCAGCAGGAGACGCTCTATTGGCGCAAAATCGAGCAGGATCGCGAGGCGAAACTCTCGAAAAAAGTTCGCGTGCAGCAAAAACGCGGTCGCGAGAAAGTGGGCAAAATGCTGGGCAAGCACATTAAGTTTGAAGATGGCGATGATGAAGTGCAGGGGGCCGTTATGGACTGA